A stretch of DNA from Methylobacterium sp. CB376:
GCGCCCGCTCCGGACCCGGTCCCTCGTGGGAGCGGTCGGTCTGGCTCACCGGGCTCTGGCCGGCCGGCAGGGCCTGACGGTCGTCGCGGCCGGGCGGGGCGGCGTCCCCGGCGAGGGCCGGCGCCGCGATCAGGCCGGCGAGGGCGAGCAGGGCGAGGCGCACGCGCTCACCCCTCGGCCTTGTCGCCCTGGCCCTGCTTGGCGCCGCCGCGCGGGTCGGTCGCGTCCTCGCCCCCCTCCGCGGTGCGGCCCTGGGGCGTCAGGCGCGGCCCGTCGATGGACGGGAGATCGTCGCGCTCGCGCGGGGCGTCGGGTTGGTCGGCCATGGCCTGTCTCCGAGATGCGGGTCCGGGCCAACGTGCGGGGGAGCGGGCGGTTCGCGCCGCCGTCGCGATCCCGGCGGGCGCTCAGCTCGCCGCCAGGAACTTCTCCATGCTGGCGTTGAGCCCCTCCGAGTGCCCGGTGAGGCTCGCGGCGATGCGGCGGACCTTCTCGGCGAGTTCGCCCGTCGCCGCCGCCGCCGAGGAGACGGCCGCGATGTTGCTCGACACCTCCTGGGTCGAGGCCGCCTGCTGCTCGACGGCGCTCGCCATGGCGAGCGTCAGCTTCGAGAGTTCGGCCACCGCGAGGTTGATCGTCTCCATGGCCGCCACGGCCTCGCCGGTCGCGCCCTGGATGTCGCTGATGCGCTGCGTGATCTCGCCGGTCGCCTTGCTGGTCTCGGCGGCGAGCGCCTTGACCTCGCTCGCGACCACGGCGAAGCCGCGGCCCGCGGTGCCGGCCCGGGCCGCCTCGATCGTGGCGTTGAGGGCGAGAAGGTTGGTCTGGCCCGCGATGCCGCTGATCATGCCCACCACCGAATCCACCTCGCGGGCGGTCGTGGACAGCATCCGCACCGTGGCGTCGGTCGCCTCGGCCTGCGCGGCGATCTGCCGGGCGCGCTCGGAGACGCGCCCGACCTGGCCCGAGATCTCGTGGATCGAGGCGGTCATCTCCTCCGATCCGGCCGCCACCGTGGAGGCGCGCTGGCGCGCCTCGTCGGCCGCGCGCGTCAGGCCCTCGGCCGAATCCTGCATCTCGCCGACCGCCCCGGTCACGGCCTCGACGACCTGGGCGGCGTCCTCCGCGACGGCGACCTGCGCGGTCACCACGGACCATGTCAGCATCGGTCCGAGATAGGCGCCGTCCTGCCCGGCGATGGCCGAGATCTGAACGTCCAGGGTCTCCGGCCCGAGCGTGAGCCGCGCGCGCCGCGGCAGCCCGTCCGGCCGGGCCAGCGCGTCCCTCGGCGCGCCCGGCACCCGGTAGAAGGCGTCGAGCGGGGCCCCGAGCAGGTCGCCCGCCTTGACCGTCAGGTGCCGCTCGAGATCCGCGAGCATCCGCCGCGAGGTCGCGTTCATGTAGTCGATGCGCAGGTCGTGCTGCGGGTCGGCCGTCATCACGGCGATCGGCATGCCCTCGATCATCGTCAGCAGGCGGCTGACCTCGTTCTTCTTGCGGGTGATGTCGGCCGCGAGCTTCACCACCTTGAAGGGCTTCCCGTCCGGCCCGATGATCGGATTGTAGGTCGCCTCCAGCCACACGGGCCTGCCGCCCTTGCCGACGCGCTGGAACTCGCCGGCGAAGAACTCGCCCTGGCGCAGCCGCGCCCAGAAC
This window harbors:
- a CDS encoding methyl-accepting chemotaxis protein, encoding MLWRQRPSMAEATLAAFDRSLALIEFDLDGTILHANRNFLTVVGYDLEEVKGRHHRIFVAEKAAAAPDYAQFWARLRQGEFFAGEFQRVGKGGRPVWLEATYNPIIGPDGKPFKVVKLAADITRKKNEVSRLLTMIEGMPIAVMTADPQHDLRIDYMNATSRRMLADLERHLTVKAGDLLGAPLDAFYRVPGAPRDALARPDGLPRRARLTLGPETLDVQISAIAGQDGAYLGPMLTWSVVTAQVAVAEDAAQVVEAVTGAVGEMQDSAEGLTRAADEARQRASTVAAGSEEMTASIHEISGQVGRVSERARQIAAQAEATDATVRMLSTTAREVDSVVGMISGIAGQTNLLALNATIEAARAGTAGRGFAVVASEVKALAAETSKATGEITQRISDIQGATGEAVAAMETINLAVAELSKLTLAMASAVEQQAASTQEVSSNIAAVSSAAAATGELAEKVRRIAASLTGHSEGLNASMEKFLAAS